The Hemiscyllium ocellatum isolate sHemOce1 chromosome 5, sHemOce1.pat.X.cur, whole genome shotgun sequence region gggggggggggggctatgAAAATATCAGGGGGGTTCGGGTGTATGAAGATATCGGGGGGGGGTATGAAGATatcgggggagagagagggggtatgaAGATatcgggggagagagagggggtatgaAGATatcgggggagagagagggagtatgAAGGTATCGGGGGGGTGGGGATATGAAGGTAtcgggggggagagagggggtatGAAGATatcggggggggagagagggggtatGAAGATAtcgggggggagagagggggtatGAAGATatcgggggagagagagggagtatgAAGGTAtcgggggggtgggggtatgAAGGTAtcgggggggagagagggggtatGAAGATAtcgggggggagagagggggtatGAAGATAtcgggggggagagagggggtatGAAGATATCGGGGGGGTATGAAGATATCGGGGGGGTATGAAGATATCGGGGGGGCGTGGGTATGAAGATatcgggggagagagagggggtatgaAGATatcgggggagagagagggggtatgaAGATatcgggggagagagagggggtatgaAGATATCGGGGGGTGGGGGTATGAAGGTATCGGGGGGCGTGGGGAGGTATGAAGATATCGGGGGGGTCGCGGGGGGTATGAAGATATCGGGGGGATCGCGGGGGGTATGAAGATatcgggggagagagaggggtatgAAGATATcgggggggtggggtgcgggTATGGAGATATcgggggggtggggtgcgggTATGGAGATATcgggggggtggggtgcgggTATGGAGATATcgggggggtggggtgcgggTATGGAGATATcgggggggtggggtgcgggTATGGAGATATCGGGGGGGTGGGGTGCCGGTATGAAGATATCGGGGGGGTGGGGTGCCGGTATGAAGATATcgggggggtggggtgcgggTATGGAGATATcgggggggtggggtgcgggTATGGAGATATCGGGGTGGGGTGCGGTGCGGGTATGAAGATATCGGGGGGGTGCGGTGCGGGTATGAAGATAtcggggggggtggggtgcgggTATGAAGATatcgggggggggtggggtgcgggTATGAAGATATcgggggggtggggtgcgggTATGAAGATAtcggggggggtggggtgcgggTATGAAGATATGGGAGAAATGGCTCCAGGCAGGAGGGCCTTTAGTGAAGTGGACAGATTAGGGTtgcctcccatagtccaaagatgtgcaggttaggtatgctgaccatgggaaattgcgtATAGTGTCCGCAGGATTCGGGTAGGGAGGTGggctgctgttcagagggtcagcctgcttccacaatgtagggcaTCGATGATTTTATCATTGGAGAGGATAGGGCTGTTTTACGCGGAGGTTAATAGGAGACTTGATCGAGGTTTCCAAAATCAGAGAGGAGCCGAgcaggagaaactgttcctgttgATAGAAGGGTCACATAGCAGGAGCAGCCCAACTactcccattccctctgtctgtgCTGCATAGCCCTTTTTCAGATACTAGTTCCCATTCCTAGGGCACACAGATTTCATGTAATTGGTGAAAGTAGCAATGCTGAGTGGGTAGGGTTTGGAATACATTGTTCTTGTTAGTACGCTCTCAGGCAGAGGATGGGAACTAGTATCTGAAAAAGGGCTATGCAGAacggacagagggaatgggagtAGGTGGGCTGCTCCTGCTGAACATGCAAGGATTAGATAACAAACCTCCTGCTTTTGAGCAGCAAGGGATGAGGAATTGGAGGGTGCTATGGGCTGGAACTCTCTGCCCCTGAGAGACTGAGGGAAGTGGAAATTATCAGAAGGAAATTCGAGGAGGAGTTACAGAGCTGCAGGGATTGAGTGGGGTCTCTGCACTGTTCACTGAGACATAGCATTAAAACCAAAACAGCACCGAGTGTTTCACTAGGAAGCACCTTCCACCCAGGACCCCTGACCCTGAACACCCAACAGTGAGGGGTCCAACCTGTTTTCCTGCAAATCCAACCCCACATAGGAGCCCTCAAATCACTGAGTATCCAACCCAGTTAATGTTAATAATTAAGGACCTCTCCTTATGGGGTCTTCTCATTCCCTTGGTGACCAGACCCTGTTGAATTCCAGGTGAAGGTTCTGGATCTGTTTTAGCTGGGATTCCTTCCCGGCTCCTCCCTGCGTTTTCCTATCCTCCTTGTCCTTACCAATCCGTGCTGCTTTAGCTCGGAGTCGGTCTGTGCATCCTCATCCTCTTCGTCCTGGAGTTCGGGGTCACTCTCCTTGCTGCCCACCTGCTGCCAGACAATGGCCTCCTCCTTATGTTCTTTCCGGTACATATTGTTCCGCTCTGTCACACTGACTTTACGGACAACCTTCctgttagggagggagagagagaccgggAACAGGAGAATGAGTCCTGTACAATATTTAGAATGGGCTCACACAGAACCAGGAGGGGGCTGGAGCAGTGCAGCTCTCATCACAACCTCAgggcacagcgagggaggggggaaccATGGGGGTCACAGCTCCCCGCCGGGGCTGGAGATTCGGGGTTTCCAATCCATGGCTGGAGGGGCAGATGTTGATGTAACTCCACAAGGCAGCATGCAAGAGAAACAAGAGGTGGAGCAGGGGGCTGAGAACCAAGGACTGGGGACTAGGCCGGGGGGAGAGGAATGCAGGccgggggggagaggagaggaggggaacGCAGGCccggggggagaggagaggagaggaggggaacGCAGGccaggggagaggaggggaggtgaacGCAGGccgggggagagaggagaggagaggaggggaacGCAggccggcgggggggggggggggagaagaggaggggagaggaacgcaggccgggggggggggaagaggaacGCAGgccgggggggggaagaggaacgcgggggggggggggggggggggagaggaggggggggggggggggggggggggggaggagaggaacGCAGgccgggggggaggaggggaggtgaacgcaggccgggggggggggaaaaagaggagaggaggggaacgcaggccgggggggggggggggggaaaaagaggagaggaggggaacgcaggccggggtggggggggggagaggagaggaggggaacGCAGgccgggggggaggggagaggagaggagaggagaggaggggaacGCAGGCCGGAGGGGGAGAGGAGTGGAGAGGAACGCAGGCCGGGGGGAAGAGGATGGCCTCCTTGCTCAAAGACCACAAtgcccctcccacatggtcaacgatgccccccaccgcatctcctccacttcctgcagctcTACCCTCGAACCTtacccctccaatcacaacaaggtccaatcccccctggtcctcaccttccaccccaccaacctgcataTACATCTGGGGGGAGAACCCCTCATCTTCtcccttgggaccctccaacccccacACGAGATTAcagtagatttcaccagtttcctcatttcccatcccctaaccttccaactctgcaccaccctcttgaccttcctcccacctatccattccaccctcccctctgatctatcaccatcgCCCCCCACCTCCTATCTATCTATCACAATCCCAGctaccctctccccctcccccacagcctTACTCctgcacctcccccaccccatttatctttcagtctctttgggccaccccctcattcctcaactctgacctccagtatgTGCAGTCCTCATGTTCCCCCAGGGGAGAGGAGGGGTCTGGGTGAAGGCAATGGTCCAGTGTTTATACATGCAGGGATTAGAGTTTGGAATGTAATCCTGGGTTAGAGAGATTTCTAAAGTCTGAGGGTATTTATCTGACTGACAGATTGTATTCTGTGGACAAATACAATCAAACTGTGCTGATGTAGCCCCACCACAACAGGAGAGTAATAATATTGTTTAATGGATGGATAATTTCATCAGAAACCCAGGATCTGATCACATTAATAGCAAGGCGCTGGGACACAGACACAATGAGCTGCAGGATCCCACCCCCTGCCTGATCCTCTCACACAGCGATCAAACAAACATCACTCCAGGGGAAGGGGGAAAATCGAAGGGAGGTCCCCCCCAAGTAACTCTCCCCATCTCAGCAGGAGATACCACCTGGACAGCAGCACTGAAATGTGACCCATGGATGGTTTCCTACACGTGATCTGGAGCCTTCAGGATCTCAATCACCCTCAGCTCCTCTCACTGGATCCCTGACACTCCCTGGACCTGATCTCTGATCACCCCTATCTCAGTGAAAAGCTATCCTCTGATGGATGCTCACTCCCTCCTTCCAGTACTGACCTCTCAGATCTTCATTCACCCTCTGCTGCCGTCACTGAATCCCTGATGAACTCTCCCTCTCGATTCGCTAAACAGGCTTCCCAACGGTCAATCACCCTCTACTCCGGTATGAGATCTTCGTGTTATCACTCACTCTCTGTTCTGTGTACTGGATCACTCACCCCCGTGCTCCCAGTAGTGGATCCCTCCCCCGGTGATGACTCACTCCCCTCCCTGGTGAtgactcacccccctcccccggtgATGACTCACCCCCGGCTGCCTGCACTGGATGTCCGTCGCTGTAAGGCCGTCTTGTGCTTGTCGTGGGCCTTCATGATGGCGTCATGTTTGTGTTTCAGTTCCAGCATCTTACTACGGAGCTCCTCATCCCCACACACATCTGTAAAAGGCAGCACATCACTGAGGGGGGGGCACGGTAACACATCACTGAGGGGGGGCACGGTAACACATCACTGAGGGGGGGGGAGACACGGTAACACATCACTGAGGGGTGGGGCACGGTAACACATCACTGAGGGGGGGGGAGACACGGTAACACATCactggggagggggagacacggTAACACATCACTGAGGGGTGGGGCACGGTAACACATCACTGGGGGGGGAGACACGGTAACACATCACTGAGGGGTGGGGCACGGTAACACATCACTGAGGGGGGGGGAGACACGGTAACACATCACTGAGGGGGGGGACACTAACACATCACTGGGGGGGGGGAGACACGGTAACACATCACTGAGGGGGGGCAGCACGAGAGGGGAACACAAAACTGGGGGAGCATGGTAACATCACAGGGGGGCACGGTAACACATCaatgagggggtgggaggggggtgacCATGGTAACACATCactgaggcggggggggggggtctgctTTGCCGGAGGGCTGACTCCGGGGAGGGCTGACTGCatgagatgatgatgatgatgtacaACTCCATGATATTTGGTCAATATTAGCCTGACcgtcactgccccctcacccacAACAACTGGTATACGGGGCACAGGGTGCTGGGAACACTCAGCGGGCAGCACAACTCTCTCACTGCCTTGATCGAGGGTcagagacctgaaacatcaactcggtttctctctcctctcatgctgccagatctgctgagtttctccagcatgtttgCTTTATATTTCAGACAGTGCCTGATACACATGAGCCCAAAACCACCGACACACAACCGCTGTGTTTGACAATCCAACAGCTGAGTTTGTTTGAGGTCAGTGTTGTGCCTGAGTATTTATAGTCTCCCTCCTTAAGTGAGCTGATCGATTCCTGTTACATCCGAATGATATTTCTCTGCTGCTTGTGTTtacattcactcatgggacatgggcatggGTTGGCTGGCCAGTATTGAATCGCCACTCCTCGAGCTGCCCGGGAGTGGAGTGGCTTGCTACGCCGTTTCAGAGGCCAGCTGAGAGTcgcccacattgctgtgtgtctggagtcacatgtaggccagaccagctcaGAACGGCAGATCTCCTTCCCTCGAGAACATGAGGGATCCAggtgggttttccaacaatccatGCTCATTATTAGATCCTTCATTCCAGatgattattgaattcaaattctaccatctgccctgGCAGGATCCAAACACAGGGCCCCAGGACATTCACTAGGTTTCTGGATCAGTAGTCTTGTGATAACACCACGAGGTTATCGCCTGTACTACTGCAGCATCAGCATGGTCAGAGATTCCTGACTGTTACGGGAAGCACATATAGGAGAAGGCCAGTAACATCCAATCTTAACACGGGCAATACTCAACTGGAGTGTGTCTGGGTGCAGGCAACTGCATGTATGTGCAGGCAACTGCGTTATGTCCCACCGCACGCATTTGATATCCGAGAGATTCTGGTGATGCGAGTGATCGCACCATCCCCGCGCCCTCATCGGTGTGTACCGGGGGTGGAGTCCCACACCCTCGCTGGTGTGCGCCAGTGTGAGTCCGCGTGCCTGATTGTTTGCTGAGATGCTGTATTGCGGAGTGTATGTAACCGTGCTGCACGTTGTGGATATAAGGCGCGTTTGGAAATGGTGCCTCCTACCTATTGGAGTCTCATCCAGAAACGATCGGGCATTCAGACTGGCACCATGAGCCAGCAACAGCTCCACCATATCAACCTGTAACAGCGAGAGGAGGACCAAAACTGAAACAGGAGGAGGTGGACACAATGCATTCTGCTCACACCCAAGACCCCGACCTGAGacattcaccccccccccccgcccctccccagGGCATTCACcacgctccccccacccccacgcccACCCTCTGCCCCTCCCCGGGGCATTCGCCATTCCCCTGCCCCTCCCTGTGGCATTCACCATTCCCCCTGCCCCTTCCCATCCCACAGCATtcatcaccctctcccccaccctgacccagGGTAGGCTGCGCTCTTTGCCCCCTCCCAGTGCAGCCGTGACCCAGGgctgcccctcccctcccctcccctctcccccagcaGGGCAGCCCTGCTGCCTGTCCAGCTGTCGGTCAGTCGGTATCAGGGAGGTGTGACACACTGACCTGTCCCCAACAGGCTGCGGCGTGTAGTGGTTCCCAGCCATCAGCGTCCTTCAGGTTAACTCTGGCTTTGTGAGCCAGCAGCAACTCGGCAACGTCTGCGTATCCATTGGCTGCAGCAATGTGGAGCTGGacaatatacaaacacacacgaaATATTGGCAGCAGCTCTCTGAAGCCTGGTGATAGGGGCAGTGTGTGAACAACACAAGCCAGAGGTGGGCTAAAGAGCAACCAAAAGGCAATAAGGAACGCTTCCCGAGCTCCCATTCTGTGCCTGACTTAAACATTTCCTGCATTTGATCAACATCCCAACATCCTGGAGATTGCCAGTGACCAGAGTTTGAAATGGCCTTACCCCACAAACACAGGGGCTGTAAGAGCAGGTAAGAGGCTAGCAACATGGTGGTAACGCACCTCCGGACCCCTCAAAGCCTATCCAAGGTacaagtctggagtgtgatggaatactccccactcctcagcccagggagtggtggggacagttgtttaatttttttttaaaaggcagaaGTTGACAGATTCTTAACTAACAAACAGTACCAGGGATGGGTGAGGATGGGGAGTTGAAGCCACAACTTGGCTTGGCCATGATCTTACCAATGGGCAGAGCAGGCtggtggggctgaatggcttcctcctacaCCTAACCTGAATGTTCCTGTGAACTCTGTGACACACCCAGTTTGGCCAATTCTTTACTGCCCTCCACGATGGACAAGTAAAACCTTTCATTTTATCAAAGAGAGCGCGGAGAATCAGAAAAGCTGCTTGCTGACCCATAGCACTGAGGCAGCAGCTCCAGGAGACAGACTGCAGCAGCTGATGTGCCTCACTCTGTGCAGCTGTctgaggatgggcaataaatggccaGAAATGAGGCAGGAGAAGTGACCACGTGGTCTAAGGACTGGAGAGCCAGAGATGCTGGACGTGAATCGCGGGAGGATGAGGCACTGACAagaggtggaggaggggagggtCAGGAGGAGGGTCAGGTTTATTTGGGTGTTTTGCAGAGTCACAGAGGTGGACGAGTTACTTATATGGACGTCAAGGtgttgataaggttctgcatgttagactgattagcaaggcgaGATCACAGGGGGTCCAGGGAAAGCTAGTCAACTTGATTCAAAATTGGTGGAaggtagaaggtggtggagggctatttttcagactggagacctgtggccagaggtgtgccacaaggatcggtgctgggtccactgcttttcatcagttTTAGATGCGAGTATAACAggcatagttagcaagtttgcagatgataccaaaattggaggtgtagtggacagcgaacaaggttatctcagagtacaacaggatcttgatcccCACCAGCCTGCTCTGCCCATTGGTAAGATCTTGGCCAAGCCAAGTTGTGGCTTCAACTCCACATCCTCACCTATCCCTGGTACTGTTTGTTAGCTAAGAATCTGtcaacttctgccttaaaaaatattaaACGACTGTCTCCACCACTccctgggctgaggagtggcaaatggagtttaatttagataaatgtgaggtgctgcactttgggaaagcaaatcttggcaggacttatacacttaacggtaaggtcctggggagtgttgctgaacaaagagaccttggagtgcaggttcatagttccttgaaagtggagtcgcaggtagataggatagtgaaggacgtgtttggtatgctttcctttattggtcagagtattgagtacaggagttgggaggtcatgttgtggctgtacaggacattggttaggacactgttggaatattgtgtgcaattctggtctccttcctatcagaaagatgttgtgaaacttgaaaggcttcagcaaagatttacaaggatgttgccagggttggaggatctgagctaaagggagaggctgaataggctggggctgtttataCTTGAGGGTCAGAGActtaggggtgactttatagacatttacaaaattatgaggggttatggatagggtgaagagccaaggtctttttcccaggatcggggggtccagaactagagcgcataggtttagggtgagggggaaaaatttaaaagggtcctaagggtcaacgttttcacacagaggatggtacgcgtgtggaatgagctgccagaggaagcagtggaggctggtacaattacagcatttaaaaggcattgggatgggtatatgaataggaagggtttggagggatatggaccgagtgccggcaaatgggacaagatgaggttaggatatctggtcggcgtggatgggttggagtaaAGGATCTGcgtctatgctgtatgactctaagtctcaTACCAGAGAAGTGCCCACATCATTTTGGCTATTCAGATCACTCTCGCTCTCCAATAGCTGCTGTACGTCCTCAATCATCCATCTCTCGGTTGCCATTCTGGATTCATCAATTTTTTCCTGAGTGATATCTGAAAGGAATGTAAAAAACTTAATGGAATTCCAAAGCTGTCCTGAGACATCATGTCCCGAGAACCATGCTGCAAACCCCCTGGATGTGAGTAATGATGTGAGGCTCCAACCCATTTCAATGGCAGTCAGAGTCCAGGCCTGCTGCTTAGCATTCGTGATCGTACTCTCACATGGAGGAGATGCCATACCCCGAGtacattcagagaaggttcatttgggTGTTACCTTGTGGAGGAGAGGTTGCACAGATTTGGCCCACACTCACGGGCCTATCTTAGTCAAACCCTTGAGACCCTGAGGGGGATTGACAAGGTTGATGCAGAGGAGTGGAGCAGCAGCAGACAGTTTCAAGGCCAAGATCTCCAAGGTAACATCACGTGGAGGTACTGGGTGGgctagacaaagtcagaagtcacaccacaccTGCTTACGGTCCAATCGGTTtagttaaaatcacaagctttcgaagcgctgcttcctCATCAGGTAAtctcaaataaacccgttggactataacctggtgtcacgtgaTTCTGACTTCAGTCGTATGTAACAGAGCAGAAACTGATTATCTCAGATGGAGAGCTCCAAAGACGACCACCGTTTAAGGAGGCAACAAAGGCTGGATTATTGAACACAGTTAAAGCTGAGTTAGACAGGTTTTAATTAGAAAAAGGAAGTTGAGGGCCATGGACGCGGGGCAGTGCAGTTAAAgcatcagctgtgatcttaatgAACAGGcagcaagctcaaggggctgaatggtctactcctgctcctaactccGAGAGTTTTATCACTCAGGTGAGAGGAAATGGACAGTAGGGGTTCAAGAAGGTAAACGCTCAACACCAACAAGGGACGGGCCAATAATGCTGATCCATATGCCAGGATTGAATAAAAAACACCAGTCAGAGCTGCGTGAGCATCCCAGAGTGACCGGCAACTTTCCCAGTTCAGAGATACAGACAAATCAGGACCACGCACCTTGTTGGGCCATTGCACTCTCAATGTAGTCCAGAGTGACATCGTCCTCACACAAGTCGTAAGGCATGTTCCCATCAGCATTGACAGCCATGAGATTGGCACCGCTGTGTAGAGAAAGGATCACAATCAGAAACCAGGCATTGTCACAGAAGGAGtcaaagggtgtggtgctggaaaagcagaacatgcagatgctggagatcagagccgaagggtgtggtgctgcagatgctgcctgaccagctgtgcttttccagcaccacactcttcaactctgatctccagcatctgctgtcttcactttctcctaactgtcACAGAGGGAACTTTGTGCACTTGGCAAGGCTCACAAAGCCATGGCAGCAACTGCAGCAACCTGCACAATCAACCGTAACACGGCCAGGTGAGGTGCTGTACGGTCCACCTCTGTCGCCCAGCCTTCCTCAAACCTGCCTGTCCTTCGGTTACAGGGGCGCGCGAGTGAAGCAGTACGTAACTGTTGGATGAGTTCTTGCACCAGGTGTAAGTGTCCACAGGTGGCAGCTGCATGCAGTGGGGTCCACAGCTCACTGTCACACGCATTCACATCAGCTTTCGCCTCAAGCAGCAACTTGACAATTTCTTCATAGTCATCGATACAGCACTGTAAAACAAGGCAGGAGACAGTGTcacagcttttccagcactaacaCTGGAGGGTCAGATTGCAGCTGCTCTGGATCCCTAACCCTgtgcatacatttggaaagaaaacCATTGccccccacccagaccctttcacTCAGCTCTCTAATGCCTTGTGTTTTGGAGAAGGACAAGGCAAACTGACTAAGGCACTCTGATGTTCTCCTGGAGGCATGGCAGCTTTGACCATAATGACTCACATTATGGCCACAACCCAATCATTCAAGATGGCCACCAGCTGTCCAGAGGGCTTCATATTATAAGCCCAAATGTCTGAAATGATGAGACAGAGTGTCTGAGGAGAAGCAAAGACATGGATAcagtatagagtcatacagcacggaaacagaccctttggtccaaccactcccacctgcctgctcctggccccttccctgttcctgtatctatccaaatgacttttaaacctTATAaaatgtacccacatccaccggcttctcaggaagttcattccacatgcaaatcgcccgctgtgtaaaacatttgtccTTCATgtcttaaaatctctctcctgtcCCTTAAAAAAAAAAAATGTGCATCCTAGCCTGGAAcccctccaccctagggaaaagacaactaccattaacacgagccatacctctcatgattttataaacttctgttagGGCCACCTCTGAACCTCCAGCAGTGAATAACTCCCAGCCAATCGAGCTTCtccttatacctcaaaccctccattcctgggaacatcccggtaaatctcttctgaaccttctccagcttaataatatcattcctataacagggtgactagttgtaggaaggatgttagatctgacacactcactcccactacCTGACTGATGTCCTGGCCCATAGCCCAAGGGTCTGGGGGTTGGGTGCCAACCTGTTCAGTCACAAAAACCTGTGGCAGGAATCCACGATGTTCTGTAGCTGTTATTGTCAAATCGAGAGGGAGCTGACAACAATGACGTTCGAAAAGGAGACATTTGTGGGACAGGATGACAGAGCAATGAGGTAAGTAGAAATTATTTTTCAAAGAGCCATCATatgcacaatgggctgaatggcctcctttagcAGCAGAAGCGTCAGGTCGGAGGGTCCAGGTTTTCCCTGGATTTAACTCCACACAGGTGGCTGAGCTGAGAATTTTAATCAGAAACATTCACTGAGAAGCTGGACATGGATGGGGGTTACACTTAGAGTGCTCAGATACCGCAGTAGAGGGAAACTGGTCACATAGTGACACCAGCATTAGCAGACAGAGCTCCAAGATCGCTCACTCACCTGATGCAGTGCAGTTAAACCATCTTCATTGTACAAGTCTGGGGCCATTCCACTCTCCAATAACTGTCGAACTGGAAGGAAGGGTAAATCACTCATTCAGACTTTGACAGTGAGTTCATTCCAAAACAATTCAACAATATCAGCACTGTACAGGGTTACGTCAAAATCAGGACACCCAGAACTTTAacccaaacactcccaggacagggacagcatgggcttAAAGCCTCGGTCTATttagcctggcaacatccttataaatcttttctgagccctctcaagtttaataacCTTCTTCCTATAGAAAAGTTATCAGAATTGTATGAAGTATTCTAAAGGTGACCTcgcaaatgtcctgtacaaccgtaaCATAGTGtcccaactcaatgctctgaccaatgaaggcaagcgtgaaGAATGCCTTCACCACCCAgtttacctgggactccactttccagaagctatgaacctgcacaccaaggtctcttaaTTCAGCAACACATCCCagtatcttaccattaaatgtacgagtcctgccctgatttgctggatccaaaatgcagcagctcatgtttatctaaattaaactccatctgccactcgttgGTTCATTggcttatctgatcaagatcccattgtactctgtggtcACCTCCTGCACCCTTCACTCCACCTCCTGCACCCTTCACTCCACCTCCTGCACCCTTCACTCCACCTCCTGCACCCTTCACTCCACCTCCTGCACCCTTCACTCCACCTCCTGCACCC contains the following coding sequences:
- the ppp1r16a gene encoding protein phosphatase 1 regulatory subunit 16A, with translation MAEHSELLAELPLVGRMTTQERLKHAHKRRAQQLKKWAQFEKDMQSKKVKHDKRRSNKGLKRIRFPDNVRLLEAASRNDVEEVRQLLESGMAPDLYNEDGLTALHQCCIDDYEEIVKLLLEAKADVNACDSELWTPLHAAATCGHLHLVQELIQHGANLMAVNADGNMPYDLCEDDVTLDYIESAMAQQDITQEKIDESRMATERWMIEDVQQLLESESDLNSQNDVGTSLLHIAAANGYADVAELLLAHKARVNLKDADGWEPLHAAACWGQVDMVELLLAHGASLNARSFLDETPIDVCGDEELRSKMLELKHKHDAIMKAHDKHKTALQRRTSSAGSRGKVVRKVSVTERNNMYRKEHKEEAIVWQQVGSKESDPELQDEEDEDAQTDSELKQHGLNATARVMKGDEGPSEASWASGELTLRNGSALLATAVEQDTKGLASREEPPSDLSREKAHHTLADLKRQRAAAKLHKQLVPEEQPVRESAESVVSQPPNQSPPEQNSIYFTAASGDPPLVKFKAPVEEAPSEKSGRCCKMM